A window of the Terriglobia bacterium genome harbors these coding sequences:
- a CDS encoding DUF4276 family protein, translating into MKKNVRAFSNLAKGCPVLLLTDLDRYSCPPELINDWTALPLHPNLLFRVAVREVESWLLGDGKGLSSFLQLRSSIVIADPENLADPKEELLRHALKSPVRRIRDALAFHDDRGQVYQGPDYNGTLAGFVMNHWHVSSASGRCHSLERFLAALQRMEERS; encoded by the coding sequence TTGAAGAAAAACGTACGAGCTTTCAGCAATTTGGCCAAGGGGTGTCCCGTCCTGCTACTGACTGATCTGGACAGATATTCCTGTCCGCCTGAGCTTATCAATGACTGGACGGCGCTTCCATTGCATCCAAATCTTCTCTTTCGCGTCGCAGTGCGGGAAGTGGAGAGCTGGTTGCTGGGCGACGGCAAAGGACTCTCTTCCTTTTTGCAATTACGATCATCCATAGTGATTGCCGATCCCGAAAACCTCGCCGATCCCAAGGAAGAATTACTGAGACACGCGCTCAAGAGTCCCGTGCGCCGGATTCGGGATGCTTTGGCTTTTCATGATGACAGAGGGCAGGTTTATCAAGGGCCCGATTACAATGGCACTCTCGCCGGCTTCGTCATGAATCATTGGCATGTCTCATCAGCCAGCGGCCGATGCCATAGTCTGGAAAGGTTCCTCGCGGCTCTGCAACGCATGGAAGAGAGGTCATGA